A window from Exiguobacterium marinum DSM 16307 encodes these proteins:
- a CDS encoding GTP pyrophosphokinase, with translation MEIEEFFGDQFHQWREHFRYYEMAITELESDLGIIDLDWQTRLGYSPIEHVKTRMKTLPSIVRKMRRKELPLEIEALWEHVHDVAGIRIVTSFRDDIYAILRHLEARDDLEIIEVKDYIEHPKPSGYRSLHLIVKTKVYLAERIIWVPAEIQIRTLAMDFWAATEHKLQYKYQHAIPESSKEELIEASFMADALDTQMGRIRQEILKK, from the coding sequence ATGGAAATAGAAGAGTTTTTCGGTGATCAGTTCCATCAATGGCGCGAACATTTTCGATACTATGAGATGGCCATCACAGAACTTGAGAGCGACCTCGGGATCATCGACTTAGATTGGCAGACGCGACTCGGGTATTCACCGATTGAACATGTGAAGACGAGGATGAAGACGTTGCCGTCCATCGTACGCAAGATGAGGCGCAAAGAATTGCCGTTAGAAATCGAGGCGCTTTGGGAACATGTGCATGATGTAGCGGGAATACGGATTGTTACGAGCTTCCGAGATGATATATATGCGATTTTACGTCATTTAGAGGCGCGGGATGATTTGGAGATTATCGAAGTCAAAGATTATATCGAGCATCCGAAGCCAAGCGGGTATCGCAGCTTACATCTCATTGTGAAGACAAAAGTCTATTTGGCCGAACGAATTATCTGGGTGCCGGCCGAGATTCAGATTCGGACGCTCGCCATGGATTTTTGGGCAGCGACGGAACATAAGCTTCAATACAAATATCAGCATGCGATACCGGAATCGTCCAAAGAAGAGCTCATTGAGGCTTCTTTTATGGCCGATGCCCTCGACACACAGATGGGACGTATTCGACAAGAAATCTTAAAGAAATAA
- the tyrS gene encoding tyrosine--tRNA ligase, with translation MELLKDLEFRGLVNQMTDEEGLKEQLKGPTTLYTGFDPTADSLHIGHLLPILTLKRFQQAGHQVIALVGGATGMIGDPSGRSDERSLNTLDTVKLFSDRIKDQLSRFLPLEGENPITIRNNYEWTEEMSIIDFLRDIGKHFPISYMLAKDSVDSRMENGISYTEFSYMLLQSYDFLKLYETEKCRLQVGGSDQWGNITAGLELIRRFGHSEKAFGLTVPLVTKSDGQKFGKTAGGAVWLDADKTSPYEFYQFWINVDDADVIKFIKYFTFMSHEEIEALAAEVTEAPEKRVAQRRLAEEMTKLVHSEAGLEQAERITRAFFSGDLTSLQPEDMEDAFKGMPQFELDGERNLVDLLVEAKISPSKRQAREDVTNGAIYLNGEREQALDKVITRADTLGEFTIIRRGKKKYFVIRHV, from the coding sequence ATGGAACTATTAAAAGATTTAGAGTTTAGAGGGCTTGTCAACCAAATGACAGACGAAGAAGGATTGAAGGAACAACTCAAGGGTCCGACGACGTTGTACACGGGATTTGATCCGACAGCGGATTCGCTTCATATCGGGCACTTACTGCCGATTTTGACGTTAAAACGTTTCCAACAGGCAGGTCATCAGGTCATCGCGCTTGTCGGTGGGGCGACAGGTATGATTGGAGATCCGTCCGGGCGTTCAGACGAGCGTTCTCTTAACACATTGGATACGGTCAAACTCTTTTCGGATCGTATCAAAGACCAGTTAAGTCGATTCCTCCCGCTTGAAGGAGAGAATCCGATCACAATCCGTAACAACTACGAATGGACAGAAGAGATGTCGATTATCGACTTCCTTCGCGATATCGGTAAACATTTCCCGATCAGTTACATGTTAGCGAAAGATTCGGTGGACTCGCGTATGGAGAACGGGATCTCTTACACTGAATTTTCATACATGTTGCTGCAATCATACGATTTCTTGAAATTATATGAGACTGAAAAATGTCGTCTTCAAGTCGGAGGCAGTGACCAGTGGGGAAACATCACAGCAGGTCTTGAATTGATCCGTCGCTTCGGCCATTCGGAAAAAGCGTTCGGACTCACGGTGCCGCTCGTCACGAAGTCGGATGGTCAGAAATTTGGGAAGACGGCCGGCGGTGCAGTTTGGTTGGATGCTGACAAGACTTCACCGTACGAGTTCTACCAGTTTTGGATTAACGTCGACGATGCCGATGTCATCAAGTTCATCAAATACTTCACGTTCATGTCTCATGAAGAAATCGAAGCACTTGCAGCTGAAGTGACGGAAGCACCGGAAAAACGTGTGGCACAGCGACGTCTCGCAGAAGAGATGACGAAGCTCGTCCACAGTGAAGCAGGGCTTGAGCAAGCTGAACGCATCACGAGAGCATTCTTCAGTGGTGATCTGACATCACTTCAACCGGAAGACATGGAGGACGCATTCAAAGGAATGCCGCAATTTGAACTTGACGGGGAACGTAACCTTGTCGACCTCCTCGTCGAAGCGAAGATTTCACCATCGAAACGTCAGGCACGAGAAGACGTGACGAACGGGGCGATTTACTTGAACGGCGAGCGTGAACAGGCACTTGATAAAGTCATCACGCGTGCTGACACACTCGGCGAATTTACAATCATTCGTCGTGGTAAGAAAAAATACTTTGTGATTCGTCACGTATAA
- a CDS encoding GNAT family N-acetyltransferase, with product MEKQYHSKLWQTSQGEVTIDGPVAADVLQTYRLDEGLTAFREPEDQHEALVGIADLKEGRIIVARQNDLVIGYVTFLYPDPYERWSEGNDPYILELGAIEVSPRFRGQRIGKQLLEVSMMDPHMDDFLILTTEYYWHWDLKGSGLSIWDYRKVMEKMMNHGGLVFFPTDDPEIASHPANCLMARIGKNVRQESIDHFDSLRLRRRFMYD from the coding sequence ATGGAAAAACAATATCACTCAAAACTGTGGCAGACCTCACAAGGCGAAGTGACGATTGACGGTCCGGTGGCAGCTGATGTGTTGCAGACGTATCGTCTCGATGAAGGATTAACAGCTTTTCGCGAACCGGAAGATCAGCACGAAGCGCTTGTCGGTATTGCTGACTTAAAAGAGGGACGCATCATTGTCGCTCGACAAAATGACCTCGTCATCGGCTACGTGACATTTCTCTATCCTGACCCGTACGAGCGTTGGAGTGAAGGAAACGACCCGTATATCCTTGAACTCGGTGCGATTGAGGTGAGCCCACGCTTTCGTGGTCAACGGATTGGCAAGCAATTACTTGAAGTATCTATGATGGACCCGCATATGGATGATTTCTTAATTTTAACGACTGAATATTATTGGCATTGGGATCTAAAGGGCAGTGGACTTTCGATTTGGGATTATCGAAAAGTCATGGAGAAAATGATGAACCATGGCGGACTCGTATTCTTCCCTACAGACGACCCTGAAATCGCCTCTCACCCTGCCAACTGCTTAATGGCACGAATCGGGAAGAACGTGAGACAAGAATCAATCGATCATTTTGATTCGCTTCGGCTACGCCGACGATTCATGTACGACTAA
- the acsA gene encoding acetate--CoA ligase, which yields MEKLKALTGEHQLASYEEACQSFEWTQAETLFSWNLTGKVNLAYEAIDRHAESELAKKVALLYFDGGREERYTYADMKRESNRSGNVLKSIGVEKGDRVFIFMPRQPELYFILLGAIKLGAIVGPLFEAFMEQAVHDRLLDSEAKVIVTTKELLPRVPVDQLPHLETILLVGDDVEESGKALDYRKLANDATTDLELTWVDREDGLILHYTSGSTGKPKGVLHVHNAMIQHMMTGKWVLDLQPDDVYWCTADPGWVTGTSYGIFAPFLNGATNVIVGGRFNPEFWYSVIERFGVTVWYSAPTAFRMLMGAGNEAFEKYDLSSLRHILSVGEPLNPEVIRWGYEAFDLRIHDTWWMTETGGMMICNYPTMDIKPGSMGKPIPGCEAAILDDRGKPLPPHRMGNLALKTPWPSMMRKIWKNDAKYESYFWGDWYVSGDSAYMDEDGYFWFQGRVDDVIMTAGERVGPFEVESRLVEHPAVAEAGVIGKPDPIRGEIIKAFIALRKGYEPSDELKQEIQQFVKEGLAAHAAPREIEFKDKLPKTRSGKIMRRVLKAWELNLEAGDLSTMED from the coding sequence ATGGAAAAATTGAAAGCGTTAACAGGGGAGCATCAATTAGCGTCGTATGAAGAGGCTTGTCAGTCGTTTGAATGGACACAAGCAGAAACATTATTTTCTTGGAATTTGACGGGGAAAGTCAATTTGGCATATGAAGCAATCGATCGCCATGCAGAGAGTGAATTGGCGAAAAAAGTGGCATTGCTTTATTTCGATGGGGGTCGGGAAGAGCGCTACACGTATGCGGATATGAAGAGAGAGAGTAATCGTTCTGGTAATGTTCTGAAGTCGATTGGTGTGGAGAAAGGCGACCGCGTCTTTATCTTTATGCCACGTCAGCCAGAACTTTATTTTATTTTACTCGGAGCAATCAAACTCGGAGCCATCGTAGGGCCACTGTTTGAGGCATTCATGGAACAGGCGGTTCACGACCGGTTACTCGACTCGGAAGCGAAAGTGATTGTGACGACGAAAGAACTATTGCCACGTGTCCCAGTCGACCAATTGCCACATCTTGAGACGATTTTACTCGTCGGTGACGATGTCGAGGAATCGGGAAAAGCACTCGATTACCGTAAACTCGCGAACGATGCGACAACAGATTTAGAGTTGACGTGGGTCGATCGTGAGGATGGTTTAATTTTACACTATACCTCTGGTTCGACTGGGAAGCCGAAAGGTGTTCTCCACGTCCACAACGCCATGATCCAGCATATGATGACAGGCAAATGGGTACTCGACCTTCAACCTGACGATGTTTACTGGTGTACAGCTGACCCGGGGTGGGTGACTGGGACGAGTTATGGGATTTTTGCACCGTTTTTGAATGGCGCGACGAACGTCATCGTCGGCGGACGCTTCAATCCAGAGTTTTGGTACTCGGTTATTGAACGATTCGGCGTGACAGTGTGGTATAGTGCACCGACAGCGTTCCGAATGCTCATGGGTGCCGGGAACGAAGCGTTTGAGAAATATGACCTGTCTTCCTTACGACACATTTTATCGGTTGGTGAGCCGTTGAACCCTGAAGTGATTCGTTGGGGTTACGAGGCGTTTGACCTTCGAATCCATGACACGTGGTGGATGACGGAAACGGGTGGGATGATGATTTGTAACTACCCGACAATGGATATCAAACCAGGGTCGATGGGGAAACCGATTCCTGGATGCGAAGCGGCCATTTTGGACGACCGTGGCAAACCGCTCCCGCCGCATCGAATGGGGAACTTGGCACTCAAGACACCTTGGCCATCGATGATGCGGAAGATTTGGAAGAACGATGCGAAGTATGAGAGCTATTTCTGGGGAGATTGGTACGTATCTGGTGACTCGGCTTACATGGATGAAGACGGATACTTCTGGTTCCAAGGACGTGTCGACGATGTCATCATGACAGCGGGAGAACGAGTAGGACCGTTTGAAGTCGAAAGCCGACTCGTCGAACATCCGGCTGTCGCTGAGGCGGGCGTCATCGGAAAACCAGATCCAATTCGAGGTGAAATCATCAAAGCGTTCATCGCGCTTCGGAAAGGCTATGAGCCGTCGGATGAGTTAAAGCAAGAAATTCAGCAATTCGTCAAAGAAGGATTGGCTGCTCACGCGGCACCACGCGAAATAGAATTCAAAGACAAGCTGCCAAAAACGCGGAGTGGTAAGATTATGCGTCGCGTCTTGAAAGCTTGGGAGTTGAATCTCGAGGCCGGTGACTTATCGACGATGGAAGACTGA
- a CDS encoding acetoin utilization AcuB family protein: protein MLIEQMMNRHVVTIQPTNTIAHAAKLMREHRVRHLIVTNPARQVVGIVGQFEMSGATSVFHPESENADFQNPISSIMRSEAPTAHPFDFFEDAAALFYENRLTCLPIVEQGKLVGVLTETDLLRYFVQLTGALEPSSQIEILVENTTGTLEKVTRLLAKTNVNIINVFVHPTSDPYKRIVSFRIQTMNPLRIIERLKREGYEVLGPEMSR from the coding sequence ATGTTAATCGAACAGATGATGAATCGACATGTCGTGACGATTCAACCGACTAATACAATTGCTCACGCCGCTAAACTGATGCGGGAACATCGTGTCAGACATTTGATTGTGACAAATCCGGCAAGACAAGTAGTCGGAATTGTTGGACAATTCGAGATGAGCGGGGCGACGAGTGTATTTCATCCAGAAAGTGAAAATGCCGACTTTCAAAATCCGATATCGAGCATCATGCGCTCCGAGGCTCCTACAGCACATCCCTTCGATTTTTTTGAAGATGCCGCTGCCTTATTTTATGAAAATCGACTAACTTGTCTTCCGATTGTCGAACAAGGAAAACTCGTCGGAGTGCTGACCGAGACAGATTTATTACGTTATTTCGTACAATTGACTGGTGCACTCGAACCGAGCTCACAAATCGAAATCTTGGTTGAGAACACGACCGGCACGCTCGAAAAAGTGACCCGACTACTCGCCAAGACAAACGTCAACATCATTAACGTTTTCGTCCACCCCACGAGTGATCCCTATAAACGGATTGTCTCTTTCCGCATCCAGACGATGAATCCATTACGCATTATTGAACGCTTGAAACGAGAAGGTTATGAAGTACTCGGACCGGAGATGTCGCGATGA
- a CDS encoding transglycosylase domain-containing protein — MLQKIRDLWNNPTSLKVRRYANVMYDVSWNVLLLTIISVMLIGFLGAGIGVGYFASLVKDMPTPAYKTMTSQINTYTSTSNIFFGSGERIGNYTTDEVRIPIPVEKVSPYVVDALLATEDVEFYEHDGVVPKATLRAILQEATGSEDRTGGSTLTQQLIKNQMLTNEVSFERKAKEILLALRLEKAMDKDEILNAYLNVVSFGRNSMGRNISGIEAASRGVFNTSAEKLTLPQAAFLAGIPKNPFFYTPYYQGGVIKEDVSGAVNRMKTVLNRMYVAGKITQEEYDAAYNYDITQDFMQTQTKPRDKYPYVVDEAELQARQIVTDYLLEQDGIEIDELSSKEKDSVQSTYAKRAHNMLRQGGFNIRLTLDKEVHEAMQQPAKNAGNFGPNQYVEEEDRTLPEQTSSVMIENKTGKVLGFVGGRYINGKTDDLNRAFWAERQIGSTAKPILVYSNAIEAGMITPATQIIDEEYYYQFTGPGQPKKQVQNEGKTYRGIVTVRDALKLSLNVPAVKIYEERNQKPADTQKLVDMGIPVSEGNRYASAMALGTGEVKPIDLAASYAMLANYGEHVEPYFIQEIEYQGEVIYEAKPKKTRIFTERTSYLVLDMLRDVYTSGTATYAQSLLNVPGDWMGKTGTTNAQRDSYLVGSNPNVTLAVWSGYDSQLASMLDSWEYGRYYQRTQRIWSQTMNRVYADNPKALNVSARFSQPSSVSAKDFTDSGSFSEKKKIEEKEKEEEEKKKEEEAKKKAEEAKKEAEEKKQEAADDAAAKKKAEEEAKRKAEADAAAKKKAEEEAKKKAEEEAQAEEEAQQEADQPAEDNADSDGE; from the coding sequence ATGCTGCAGAAGATTCGAGACTTATGGAATAATCCGACGTCATTGAAAGTACGTCGCTATGCAAATGTTATGTATGATGTGTCGTGGAACGTTCTGCTTCTGACCATCATTTCTGTTATGTTAATCGGGTTTTTAGGTGCTGGAATCGGTGTCGGATATTTCGCATCCCTTGTCAAAGATATGCCTACCCCTGCATACAAGACGATGACGTCACAAATCAATACGTACACATCGACCTCAAATATTTTCTTCGGGAGCGGGGAACGCATCGGGAACTATACGACCGATGAAGTCCGAATCCCGATTCCGGTAGAGAAAGTATCCCCTTACGTCGTCGACGCGCTTCTCGCGACAGAGGATGTCGAGTTCTACGAGCACGACGGAGTCGTTCCGAAAGCAACATTACGCGCGATTTTACAAGAAGCAACCGGATCAGAAGATCGTACGGGTGGTTCAACCCTCACCCAGCAATTGATCAAAAACCAAATGTTGACGAATGAAGTTTCGTTCGAACGAAAAGCAAAAGAAATTTTACTTGCCCTACGACTTGAAAAAGCGATGGATAAAGATGAAATTTTGAACGCTTATTTAAACGTTGTCTCTTTCGGTCGTAACTCGATGGGACGCAATATCTCCGGAATTGAAGCAGCTTCTCGTGGTGTATTCAATACTTCGGCAGAGAAGTTAACGCTCCCTCAAGCCGCCTTTCTTGCCGGGATTCCGAAAAACCCGTTCTTCTATACACCCTACTATCAAGGTGGTGTCATTAAAGAAGATGTATCGGGTGCAGTCAACCGAATGAAAACAGTATTGAACCGGATGTACGTCGCCGGGAAGATTACGCAAGAAGAGTATGATGCTGCTTACAACTATGACATTACGCAAGACTTCATGCAGACTCAGACGAAGCCCCGTGACAAATATCCGTATGTTGTTGATGAAGCGGAACTACAAGCACGTCAGATTGTGACAGACTATTTATTGGAGCAAGATGGAATTGAAATTGATGAATTGAGTTCTAAAGAAAAAGACTCTGTTCAATCCACTTATGCCAAGCGTGCGCATAACATGTTGCGTCAAGGTGGTTTCAACATCCGTTTGACACTCGATAAAGAAGTGCACGAAGCGATGCAACAACCGGCTAAAAATGCCGGAAACTTTGGTCCGAATCAATATGTCGAAGAAGAGGACCGTACACTTCCTGAACAAACCTCTTCGGTTATGATTGAAAACAAAACTGGGAAAGTACTTGGATTCGTCGGAGGTCGATATATCAACGGTAAGACGGATGACTTGAACCGTGCTTTCTGGGCTGAACGTCAAATCGGATCGACTGCAAAACCAATTCTCGTCTATTCAAACGCAATCGAAGCTGGCATGATCACGCCAGCCACTCAAATTATTGACGAAGAATATTACTATCAGTTCACTGGTCCGGGACAACCGAAAAAACAAGTTCAAAACGAAGGGAAGACGTATCGCGGAATCGTCACAGTGCGCGATGCACTCAAGCTTTCATTGAACGTTCCGGCCGTTAAAATTTATGAGGAACGTAATCAAAAACCTGCCGATACACAGAAGCTAGTGGATATGGGGATTCCTGTATCCGAAGGAAATCGTTACGCATCAGCAATGGCCCTCGGTACAGGAGAAGTAAAGCCAATCGATTTGGCAGCGTCGTATGCGATGCTCGCTAACTACGGTGAGCATGTAGAGCCTTACTTCATCCAAGAAATCGAATATCAAGGTGAAGTGATTTACGAAGCGAAACCGAAGAAAACTCGTATTTTCACGGAACGTACCTCTTATCTCGTGCTCGATATGTTGCGTGATGTTTACACGTCAGGTACTGCGACATACGCACAATCCTTACTCAACGTCCCTGGCGACTGGATGGGTAAAACCGGTACAACGAACGCTCAACGCGACTCTTATTTAGTTGGATCGAACCCGAACGTCACACTCGCTGTCTGGTCTGGTTATGATTCACAACTTGCCTCGATGCTAGACAGCTGGGAATATGGGCGTTACTATCAGCGAACGCAACGCATTTGGTCACAAACGATGAATCGTGTATATGCAGATAACCCTAAAGCACTAAACGTCAGCGCACGCTTCTCGCAACCTTCAAGCGTCTCTGCAAAAGACTTCACAGATTCTGGTTCATTCTCTGAGAAGAAGAAAATAGAAGAGAAAGAAAAAGAAGAGGAAGAGAAGAAAAAAGAAGAAGAAGCCAAGAAAAAGGCTGAGGAAGCTAAGAAAGAAGCTGAAGAGAAGAAACAAGAAGCTGCTGACGATGCTGCAGCGAAGAAAAAAGCCGAAGAAGAAGCTAAACGAAAAGCTGAAGCTGATGCTGCTGCCAAGAAAAAAGCGGAAGAAGAAGCGAAGAAAAAAGCTGAGGAAGAGGCTCAAGCTGAAGAAGAGGCCCAACAAGAAGCCGATCAACCAGCTGAAGATAACGCCGATTCGGATGGTGAATGA
- a CDS encoding bifunctional 3-deoxy-7-phosphoheptulonate synthase/chorismate mutase, whose protein sequence is MSPQDQLNRLRREMDELNHEMLDLLSRRGALAVEIGKIKRLQGVERYDPVREREMLDFIASSNQGPFETSRLQHIFKEVFKASAELQGEDRDKTLLVSRKRQPEDTLVHVKDVTIGNGRPQLIAGPCAVESFEQVNAVAEKLALSGVKVMRGGAYKPRTSPYDFQGLGFEGLKLLKTAADRHDLRVITEIMTPGAVESALPYVDIIQVGARNMQNFDLLKEVGKTDKPVLLKRGLSATIEEFIYAAEYIMSSGNSQVILCERGIRTYERATRNTLDITAVPILKQETHLPVMVDVTHSTGRRDLLLPAAKAALAIGADGVMVEVHPNPAIALSDAQQQLDFDQFDQFVEGLTVQFPQLDLVKK, encoded by the coding sequence ATGAGTCCACAAGATCAATTGAATCGATTACGTCGAGAAATGGATGAATTGAACCATGAAATGCTCGACTTGCTTAGTCGGCGTGGTGCACTTGCCGTAGAAATCGGAAAAATTAAACGTCTTCAAGGCGTTGAACGATATGATCCGGTCCGGGAACGTGAGATGCTTGATTTCATTGCTTCTTCCAACCAAGGACCGTTTGAAACGTCACGTCTCCAACATATCTTTAAAGAAGTATTCAAAGCGTCTGCTGAATTACAAGGTGAAGACCGTGACAAAACGTTACTCGTTTCTCGTAAACGTCAACCGGAAGATACGTTGGTCCATGTGAAGGACGTGACCATTGGGAACGGGCGTCCACAGTTAATTGCGGGACCTTGTGCTGTTGAATCGTTTGAACAAGTGAATGCGGTCGCTGAGAAGCTCGCGTTGTCCGGAGTGAAGGTGATGCGGGGTGGTGCTTATAAACCTCGAACTTCACCGTACGACTTCCAAGGATTGGGTTTTGAAGGGTTGAAATTGTTGAAGACAGCGGCTGACCGACATGATTTACGAGTAATCACAGAAATTATGACACCAGGTGCGGTTGAATCAGCATTGCCCTATGTCGACATCATTCAAGTCGGCGCGCGGAACATGCAAAATTTCGATTTGCTAAAAGAAGTCGGGAAGACGGACAAACCAGTCTTGTTGAAGCGTGGATTATCCGCTACAATCGAAGAGTTCATTTACGCGGCAGAGTACATTATGTCTAGTGGAAACAGTCAGGTCATTTTGTGCGAGCGGGGCATTCGAACGTATGAGCGCGCTACTCGCAATACGTTAGACATTACAGCGGTACCGATTTTGAAACAAGAGACGCATTTACCTGTCATGGTAGATGTGACGCATTCAACAGGTCGTCGTGATTTGTTGTTGCCGGCTGCAAAAGCAGCACTTGCCATCGGGGCAGACGGTGTGATGGTAGAGGTACACCCAAATCCTGCGATTGCGTTATCGGATGCGCAACAACAATTGGACTTCGATCAATTTGATCAATTTGTGGAAGGACTGACTGTCCAGTTTCCTCAACTTGATTTGGTGAAAAAGTAA
- a CDS encoding acetoin utilization protein AcuC, with the protein MRPIYIFGEDETSYRFHEDHPFNPLRLELTTSLLLASGKLSKSECVNPPIASVEELALVHDLDYIEAVQTAAAGELSSLKANKFGLGTEDTPIFPTIHEGAARLVGGTIHALDLVASGKRERAFHIGGGLHHGMRRKASGFCVYNDAAVAIAHVRKQYGSRVLYVDTDAHHGDGVQWLFYDDDDVMTLSIHETGRYLFPGTGTVTERGNGKGYGYSWNVPVDAFTEDDSFLKCYETVLREACEWFKPDIILTQNGADAHAFDPLTHLASTIRTFEQIPQIASRMADEYTDGRLVALGGGGYDWYRAVPRAWAQVWAGLTREAPYTGELPDEWIEHWSGVAGQPLPSRWDDSLYAFDHIPRRQQIEEKNWEVTKRAFWPFISNDRKSIYL; encoded by the coding sequence ATGAGACCGATTTACATATTCGGAGAAGACGAAACATCCTATCGTTTTCACGAGGATCATCCGTTCAATCCATTACGACTTGAATTGACAACATCTCTTCTGCTTGCTTCTGGGAAGCTCTCAAAATCAGAGTGTGTCAATCCCCCAATCGCTTCGGTCGAAGAGTTAGCACTTGTTCATGATTTAGACTACATTGAAGCTGTTCAAACAGCAGCAGCCGGGGAACTTTCATCCTTGAAAGCGAATAAGTTTGGTCTCGGAACGGAAGATACACCAATCTTCCCAACGATTCATGAAGGGGCCGCTCGTCTAGTCGGAGGGACGATTCATGCACTCGACCTCGTGGCGAGCGGAAAAAGAGAGCGCGCCTTTCATATCGGAGGCGGATTACATCACGGTATGCGGCGTAAAGCTTCCGGGTTTTGCGTCTATAACGACGCCGCTGTCGCCATTGCGCATGTCAGGAAACAATATGGGTCACGCGTTCTCTATGTTGATACGGATGCGCATCATGGAGACGGGGTCCAGTGGCTCTTTTATGACGATGATGATGTGATGACGTTATCCATTCATGAGACGGGGCGCTACCTCTTTCCAGGTACCGGAACTGTGACGGAACGAGGGAACGGGAAAGGGTACGGCTATAGTTGGAACGTACCGGTCGATGCATTCACAGAAGACGACTCATTTTTAAAATGCTATGAGACCGTCTTACGAGAGGCATGCGAATGGTTCAAACCGGATATCATTCTGACCCAAAATGGCGCGGATGCTCATGCCTTTGACCCTCTTACGCATTTGGCATCAACGATTCGAACGTTCGAACAAATTCCACAAATCGCTTCTCGTATGGCAGACGAATATACAGATGGGCGCCTCGTCGCGCTCGGTGGTGGCGGATACGACTGGTATCGTGCCGTACCGCGCGCCTGGGCTCAAGTATGGGCCGGATTGACGAGAGAGGCACCATATACTGGAGAACTTCCTGATGAATGGATTGAACATTGGTCCGGTGTTGCCGGTCAACCCTTGCCCTCGCGGTGGGACGATTCACTTTACGCGTTCGACCATATCCCGAGACGGCAACAAATCGAAGAGAAAAATTGGGAAGTCACAAAACGTGCGTTTTGGCCATTCATTTCGAATGACCGCAAATCTATTTATTTATGA
- the ccpA gene encoding catabolite control protein A, protein MNSNNVTIYDVAREAGVSMATVSRVVNGNPNVKPTTRKKVQDAIDRLGYRPNAVARGLASKKTTTVGVIVPDISNIFFADLARGIEDVATMYKYNIILGNSDSSRDKEIHLLNTLLGKQVDGIIFMGGRLHEDLVEEFKKSPVPIVLAATLNQGYDLPAVNIDYEQAAYDATQMLINHGHDRVGFITGPLEQQINGEKKFAGYRRALEDEGLPFHENDMILGNYTYASGLEAMQKMLQRDDCPKAIFAGTDEMALGVIHAIQDAGYSVPNDFEVVGHDNTRLATMIRPKLTTVVQPMYDIGAVAMRLLTKILNAEEIEEKNVVLPHRIERRDSLRQD, encoded by the coding sequence ATGAATAGTAATAACGTAACAATTTATGATGTTGCACGAGAAGCCGGGGTGTCGATGGCCACCGTCTCACGTGTCGTCAACGGAAACCCGAATGTCAAACCAACGACACGCAAGAAGGTACAAGATGCAATCGATCGTCTCGGATATCGTCCGAATGCTGTCGCGCGTGGACTTGCGAGTAAGAAAACCACAACGGTCGGTGTCATCGTACCGGACATTTCGAATATTTTCTTTGCCGATTTGGCACGAGGGATTGAAGATGTTGCAACGATGTATAAATACAACATCATCCTTGGTAACTCGGATTCAAGTCGTGACAAGGAAATCCATTTACTGAACACGTTGTTAGGGAAGCAAGTCGATGGCATCATCTTCATGGGTGGGCGTTTGCACGAGGACCTCGTTGAAGAGTTCAAAAAATCACCGGTCCCAATTGTTCTCGCAGCGACGTTAAATCAAGGATATGACCTTCCTGCGGTCAACATCGATTATGAGCAGGCCGCATATGATGCAACCCAAATGTTAATTAACCACGGACATGATCGTGTCGGATTCATTACGGGACCGCTTGAGCAACAAATCAATGGCGAAAAGAAATTTGCCGGGTACCGTCGTGCGCTTGAAGATGAGGGTCTTCCATTCCATGAGAATGATATGATTCTTGGGAATTACACATACGCATCAGGACTTGAAGCGATGCAAAAAATGTTGCAGCGCGATGATTGCCCGAAGGCGATTTTTGCCGGGACAGACGAGATGGCTCTTGGAGTCATCCATGCGATTCAAGATGCCGGCTACTCGGTTCCGAACGACTTTGAAGTCGTTGGTCACGATAACACGCGCCTTGCGACCATGATTCGTCCGAAGTTAACGACAGTCGTACAACCGATGTATGATATCGGAGCTGTAGCGATGCGTCTCTTGACGAAAATTTTAAATGCGGAAGAGATTGAGGAGAAAAACGTCGTTCTCCCTCACCGAATCGAACGCCGTGACTCGCTTCGACAAGACTAA